One Phycisphaera mikurensis NBRC 102666 DNA window includes the following coding sequences:
- a CDS encoding GxxExxY protein: MTQNAETKDEAATDPLAKLREQSQEPSYLSKLRDQRTHAILGSATRVHQTLGPGFSAAVYREALAIEFEGQAIPFIAEPELPIRYRGRTLGATHRAAFLCHQRILLEVKAEARTQASAESHVLNYLKSTGFPLGLALNFGADRFEYRLLINATDSR; the protein is encoded by the coding sequence ATGACCCAGAACGCCGAGACGAAGGACGAGGCGGCGACCGACCCGCTCGCGAAGCTCCGGGAGCAGTCCCAGGAGCCTTCCTATCTCTCCAAGCTGCGGGACCAGCGGACGCACGCGATCCTCGGCTCGGCCACGCGGGTGCACCAGACGCTGGGCCCGGGCTTCTCCGCCGCCGTCTACCGCGAGGCCCTCGCGATCGAGTTCGAGGGCCAGGCGATCCCGTTCATTGCCGAGCCGGAGCTGCCGATCCGCTACCGCGGGCGGACGCTGGGCGCCACGCACCGGGCGGCCTTCCTGTGCCACCAGCGGATCCTGCTGGAGGTCAAGGCCGAGGCGCGCACGCAGGCCTCCGCCGAGAGCCACGTGCTCAACTACCTCAAGAGCACGGGCTTCCCGCTGGGGCTGGCACTGAACTTCGGGGCCGATCGCTTTGAGTACCGGCTGCTGATCAACGCGACGGACAGCCGGTAG
- the recO gene encoding DNA repair protein RecO: MPRFTDTATCLARFPYSETSQVVTLLCRERGKLRGLAKGCLRSSPGAVARFTGGFEPLTGGTATATTRPAWELAAVTGWDLQRPRHGLRASLERLRLGCYAAQLADALLAELDPHPGLFDALATLLDALAGPAADPQAALLGYHWSFFTELGYRPELGRDVHRDAPLDAAAPATFDPAAGGFTADPGPAAWRVRPSTRAALAAAAEDARPADRVAERAEQAAVRGLPGADLARANRLMCSYARALLDRELPTMRYVLGTGSPPPGAATAAGAATAARR, translated from the coding sequence GTGCCGCGCTTCACCGACACCGCCACGTGCCTCGCCCGGTTTCCGTACAGCGAGACGAGCCAGGTCGTCACGCTGCTCTGCCGCGAGCGCGGCAAGCTGCGGGGCCTGGCCAAGGGCTGCCTGCGGAGCTCGCCGGGCGCGGTCGCCCGCTTCACCGGCGGCTTCGAGCCGCTCACCGGGGGCACCGCGACCGCCACGACCCGCCCGGCCTGGGAGCTCGCCGCGGTGACCGGCTGGGACCTGCAGCGGCCGCGGCACGGCCTGCGGGCCTCGCTGGAGCGTCTCCGCCTGGGCTGCTACGCCGCCCAGCTCGCCGATGCCCTGCTCGCCGAACTCGACCCGCACCCCGGGCTCTTCGATGCCCTCGCGACGCTGCTCGACGCGCTCGCCGGGCCCGCCGCCGACCCCCAGGCGGCGCTGCTGGGCTACCACTGGTCCTTCTTCACCGAGCTGGGCTACCGCCCCGAGCTCGGCCGCGACGTGCACCGCGACGCCCCGCTGGACGCCGCCGCGCCGGCCACCTTCGACCCCGCCGCCGGCGGCTTCACCGCCGATCCGGGCCCCGCCGCGTGGCGGGTCCGGCCGTCGACGCGCGCCGCGCTCGCGGCCGCCGCGGAGGACGCCCGCCCCGCGGACCGCGTCGCCGAACGGGCCGAGCAAGCCGCGGTCCGCGGGCTCCCGGGGGCGGACCTCGCCCGGGCGAACCGGCTGATGTGCAGCTACGCGCGGGCCCTGCTGGACCGGGAGCTGCCCACGATGCGGTACGTGCTCGGCACCGGCTCGCCGCCCCCCGGGGCGGCGACGGCCGCGGGTGCGGCAACCGCCGCCCGACGCTGA
- a CDS encoding tetratricopeptide repeat protein — MADRLDTLLRLHADDPADRDLPYMIGLEHAKAGANAEALAWLDKALEVDPSHHYAWFQKARVLSEEGEEDEAVAAARAGLERAEADGNAKAAGELRELLESL; from the coding sequence ATGGCCGACCGACTCGACACCCTCCTCCGCCTGCACGCGGACGACCCCGCCGACCGCGACCTGCCGTACATGATCGGCCTGGAGCATGCGAAGGCCGGGGCGAACGCGGAGGCCCTCGCCTGGCTGGACAAGGCGCTGGAGGTCGACCCGTCGCACCACTACGCCTGGTTTCAGAAGGCGCGGGTGCTCTCGGAGGAGGGGGAGGAAGACGAGGCGGTGGCGGCGGCGCGGGCGGGCCTGGAGCGGGCCGAAGCGGACGGGAACGCCAAAGCGGCCGGGGAGCTGCGGGAGCTGCTGGAAAGCCTCTGA
- a CDS encoding alpha-amylase: MSDNAPPSVMLQAFTWRTPADGGFWERLGKQGRHLAEIGFTHVWCPPPCKGGGGAADRGYGLYDLYDLGEFDQKGAVRTRYGTKEALVAAVAALKEAGLEPIADVVLNHRMGADEQESFEVQEVDPSNRLENIGEPFELTAWTGYTFPGRLREPGDPNDFRWRWHHFTAVDQAPEGDESDRPRLFRIADRGWEPEVDDENGNADFLMGCDVNLDQDDVRAELFRWGDWFLAETGFSGFRFDAAKHMSRRFLRDFLGHVRAPRGEDHPGGGHFAVSEYGSGDPAAIRAFLDATGGATQAFDFPLHYAFAAAGAAMNGQGELDLRGLFDGAVVQTHPDLAVTFVDNHDSDPAQEVGGWVDDAFKPHAYAAILLRAGGMPCVFGGDLDFLRGGVGLPGNEGDAAPDCPPLTDHGVVIRRLMDARRGFAFGEQEEVAVEAGHRAWIRRGTDAHPGVMVVVINAGDDDVTIEADTRRGGQLFRELVRPDAGEEVTAGDDGTAALRCPARDVAVWVC; encoded by the coding sequence ATGAGCGACAACGCCCCGCCCTCGGTCATGCTCCAGGCCTTCACGTGGCGGACGCCCGCCGACGGCGGGTTCTGGGAACGCCTCGGCAAGCAGGGCCGCCACCTGGCCGAGATCGGCTTCACGCACGTGTGGTGCCCGCCCCCGTGCAAGGGCGGCGGCGGCGCCGCGGACCGCGGCTACGGCCTGTACGACCTCTACGACCTCGGCGAGTTCGACCAGAAAGGCGCCGTCCGCACGCGTTACGGGACGAAGGAGGCGTTGGTCGCGGCCGTGGCGGCGCTCAAGGAGGCGGGGCTCGAGCCGATCGCCGACGTCGTGCTCAACCACCGGATGGGGGCCGACGAGCAGGAGAGCTTCGAGGTTCAGGAGGTGGATCCCAGCAACCGCCTCGAGAACATCGGCGAGCCCTTCGAGCTGACCGCCTGGACGGGGTACACCTTCCCGGGACGGCTGCGGGAGCCGGGCGACCCCAATGACTTCCGCTGGCGTTGGCACCACTTCACCGCCGTCGACCAGGCGCCCGAGGGCGACGAGTCGGACCGGCCGCGGCTGTTCCGCATCGCCGACCGCGGCTGGGAGCCGGAGGTCGACGACGAGAACGGCAACGCCGACTTCCTGATGGGCTGCGACGTGAACCTCGACCAGGACGACGTCCGGGCCGAGCTGTTCCGCTGGGGGGATTGGTTCCTGGCCGAGACCGGCTTCTCGGGCTTCCGCTTCGATGCGGCCAAGCACATGAGCCGGCGCTTCCTCCGCGACTTCCTCGGCCACGTCCGCGCCCCCCGCGGCGAAGACCACCCCGGCGGCGGGCACTTCGCGGTGAGCGAGTACGGCAGCGGCGACCCCGCCGCGATCCGCGCCTTCCTCGACGCGACCGGCGGGGCGACGCAGGCCTTCGACTTCCCGCTGCACTACGCCTTCGCGGCGGCGGGCGCGGCCATGAACGGGCAAGGCGAGCTCGACCTGCGCGGTCTCTTCGACGGCGCCGTCGTCCAGACCCACCCCGACCTCGCGGTCACCTTCGTCGACAACCACGACTCCGACCCGGCGCAGGAGGTGGGCGGGTGGGTGGACGACGCCTTCAAGCCGCACGCCTACGCCGCGATCCTGCTGCGGGCCGGCGGGATGCCTTGCGTCTTCGGCGGCGACCTGGACTTCCTCCGTGGCGGCGTGGGCCTGCCGGGGAACGAGGGCGACGCGGCGCCGGACTGCCCGCCGCTGACCGATCACGGCGTCGTGATCCGCCGGCTGATGGACGCCCGGCGGGGCTTCGCCTTCGGCGAGCAGGAGGAGGTCGCGGTGGAGGCCGGGCACCGCGCGTGGATCCGCCGCGGGACCGACGCGCACCCCGGGGTGATGGTGGTGGTGATCAACGCCGGCGACGACGACGTGACAATCGAGGCGGACACCCGCCGCGGCGGGCAGCTCTTCCGCGAGCTCGTCCGCCCGGACGCGGGCGAGGAGGTGACCGCGGGCGACGACGGGACCGCTGCGCTGCGGTGCCCCGCGCGCGACGTCGCGGTTTGGGTGTGCTGA
- a CDS encoding YkvA family protein produces the protein MAVIDRLNPLARFAKVWRVFKSGATPLWAKILFGVLAAIYLLSPLDLVPDFLPIAGQIDDLIVFPLLIWLATQFAPKVKDKVSGKR, from the coding sequence ATGGCCGTCATCGACCGACTCAACCCCCTCGCCCGCTTCGCCAAGGTCTGGCGCGTCTTCAAGAGCGGCGCCACGCCGCTGTGGGCGAAGATCCTCTTCGGCGTGCTCGCGGCGATCTACCTGCTCTCGCCGCTGGACCTCGTGCCCGACTTCCTGCCGATCGCGGGGCAGATCGACGACCTCATCGTCTTCCCGCTGCTCATCTGGCTCGCGACGCAGTTCGCCCCGAAGGTCAAGGACAAGGTCTCCGGGAAGCGCTGA
- a CDS encoding pyridoxamine 5'-phosphate oxidase family protein gives MSEKRPGFLGDAAGIVDDAWDRLAEGAARGRHAFHTPVLATLDVGGGPTARTVVLRGASRADRRLLCHSDARAPKVLGLLERPAAAWVFYDAAAKVQVRASTRVTVHRFDALADRQWEATGASSRRCYLAAAPPGVATADGGPSPNLPPAVRGRVPEPEETLAGRGRFAVIAAEVLALDVLHLHHEGHRRVRIRYGEELPEPAFVEP, from the coding sequence GTGAGCGAGAAACGGCCGGGCTTCCTCGGAGACGCCGCGGGCATCGTCGACGACGCCTGGGACCGCCTGGCGGAGGGCGCCGCGCGCGGCCGCCACGCCTTCCACACGCCGGTGCTGGCGACGCTCGACGTCGGCGGCGGGCCCACGGCCCGCACCGTCGTGCTCCGAGGCGCCTCGCGGGCGGACCGGCGCTTGCTTTGCCACAGCGACGCCCGCGCGCCGAAGGTCCTCGGGCTGCTGGAGCGGCCCGCCGCCGCCTGGGTCTTCTACGACGCGGCGGCGAAGGTGCAGGTCCGCGCCTCGACCCGGGTCACGGTCCACCGGTTCGACGCGCTGGCCGACCGCCAGTGGGAGGCGACGGGCGCCTCCAGCCGCCGCTGCTACCTCGCTGCGGCCCCGCCGGGCGTCGCCACCGCGGACGGCGGGCCGAGCCCGAACCTGCCGCCCGCGGTCCGCGGGCGGGTGCCCGAGCCAGAGGAAACGCTCGCGGGCCGCGGGCGCTTCGCGGTCATCGCCGCGGAGGTCCTGGCCCTGGACGTGCTGCACCTGCACCACGAAGGGCACCGGCGGGTCCGGATCCGGTACGGGGAAGAGCTTCCGGAGCCGGCGTTCGTCGAGCCCTGA